A genome region from Brassica oleracea var. oleracea cultivar TO1000 chromosome C2, BOL, whole genome shotgun sequence includes the following:
- the LOC106325241 gene encoding heat stress transcription factor B-2a-like encodes MSPPSNNSYTTMATAESQRTVPTPFLTKTFNLVEDPSIDDVVSWSEDGSSFVVWNPTDFARDLLPKHFKHNNFSSFVRQLNTYGFKKVVPDRWEFSNEFFRRGEKRLLRDIQRRKLTPQAAVSSPRPEVVAARTPKTVVSPSSSGEDQTMSPSSSTGNGGLSAELLEENERLRSENIQLNRDLAQMKSLYGNILAVMSNYAGASSSSHEMMMEIEEESSPRLFGVSIGLKREK; translated from the exons ATGTCTCCGCCAAGCAATAACAGTTATACCACGATGGCTACCGCTGAATCTCAAAGAACTGTTCCGACGCCGTTTCTCACCAAGACTTTTAACCTCGTCGAAGACCCTTCCATCGACGACGTTGTCTCATGGAGCGAAGATGGTTCCTCCTTCGTCGTCTGGAACCCGACAGACTTCGCTAGAGACTTGCTTCCTAAGCACTTCAAACACAACAACTTCTCCAGCTTTGTCCGTCAGCTCAACACTTAT GGATTCAAGAAAGTTGTACCGGACCGGTGGGAGTTCTCTAACGAGTTCTTCAGGAGAGGAGAGAAACGTCTTCTCCGCGACATCCAGCGTCGGAAGTTAACGCCTCAAGCAGCTGTTTCTTCGCCGCGTCCTGAAGTTGTCGCGGCCCGGACACCGAAAACGGTTGTGTCTCCTTCAAGTTCAGGTGAAGATCAAACCATGTCTCCGTCGTCGTCGACCGGAAACGGTGGTTTGTCTGCTGAGCTGTTGGAGGAGAACGAGAGGCTCCGGAGTGAGAACATCCAGCTTAACCGTGACCTCGCTCAGATGAAGTCTCTCTACGGTAACATCTTGGCGGTCATGTCCAACTACGCCGGAGCTAGTAGTAGCAGTCACGAGATGATGATGGAGATTGAGGAAGAATCGAGCCCGAGGCTGTTTGGTGTTTCGATAGGACTGAAGCGGGAGAAGTGA
- the LOC106325582 gene encoding LOW QUALITY PROTEIN: mitochondrial inner membrane protein OXA1-like (The sequence of the model RefSeq protein was modified relative to this genomic sequence to represent the inferred CDS: deleted 2 bases in 1 codon): MAFRRALSIRSTLTSPRKQLPYHITPRDNDHEEEEDSFTSQRSCYHSFLHQRLYQLRLTCAASDSFLPIAALQHCIDMVHSFTGFEWWASIVVATVLIRSLTVPLLIKQMKDTTKLSLMRPRLESIREEMQSKGMDHVTMAEGQKKMKNLFKEYGVTPFTPMKGMLIQGPLFVCFFLAIRNMAEKVPSFQTGGALWFTVLTTPDSLYILPVLTALTFLITVECNAQEGMEGNPMAGTVKNVCRGFALLTVPMTMSFPQAIFCYWITSNLFSLTYGLVIKRPRVKKLLKIPELPPPPPGQQPSFDLFAALKKMKAMTQDRTQNETESP, from the exons ATGGCTTTCAGGCGAGCCCTATCCATAAGGTCCACACTTACCTCTCCAAGGAAGCAACTACCTTACCATATCACCCCTCGTGACAATGACCATGAAGAGGAAGAGGACTCATTCACTTCTCAAAGAAGTTGTTACCATAGCTTCCTTCACCAAAGA CTCTATCAGCTCAGGCTTACTTGTGCAGCTAGTGACTCTTTCTTGCCTATCGCGGCTCTTCAGCATTGCATTGATATGGTTCATTCGTTCACAGGCTTTGAGTG GTGGGCATCCATTGTTGTAGCAACGGTTTTGATCCGGTCATTAACGGTTCCTCTCTTGATCAAACAAATGAAAGACACCACAAAGTTATCG CTGATGAGGCCGCGGTTGGAGTCCATCCGGGAGGAAATGCAAAGCAAG GGAATGGACCATGTTACAATGGCAGAAGGTCAGAAAAAGATGAAGAATTTGTTTAAAGA ATATGGTGTCACTCCATTCACTCCAATGAAAGGGATGTTGATCCAGGGACCTCTGTTCGTCTGCTTTTTCCTTGCT ATTCGAAATATGGCAGAGAAGGTACCTTCGTTCCAAACCGGAGGTGCATTATGGTTCACCGTTCTAACAACTCCAGACAGCTTATACATCTTACCGGTTTTAACAGCATTGACATTCTTGATAACCGTTGAG TGTAATGCACAAGAAGGCATGGAAGGCAATCCAATGGCAGGCACTGTGAAAAACGTCTGTCGAGGTTTCGCTCTCCTCACAGTCCCCATGACAATGAGTTTTCCTCAGGCTATATTTTGTTACTGGATCACATCCAACCTCTTCTCCCTCACGTATGGACTTG TGATTAAGCGTCCTCGAGTGAAGAAGCTGTTAAAGATACCTGAGCTACCTCCACCTCCTCCAGGCCAACAACCTTCCTTTGACTTGTTTGCAGCTCTTAAGAAAATGAAAGCCATGACACAGGACCGTACACAGAACGAGACAGAGTCACCTTAG
- the LOC106327460 gene encoding probable transcriptional regulator SLK2, protein MAGGGLTPSSSASGIFFQGGGDDESQGGGGGGGFMNSHFTSSYGNSSNPGCGGGPGYHNPAMMSVSTPGASSMVTDANSGGGGISGGGPHLQRSASINNESYMRLPASPLSFSSSSVADGSTVVQRPPPHHDPTVQRGGSSATSLPTSRRASETFFQDPGQARKKPRVDSKQDDALQQQILRQWLQRQELLHQQQQGQNPQLQLLLQQQKMRQQQQYLQSLPPLQRIQLQQQQQVQQQQVQQQLQQQMQQQGAPRGYENSVCARRLMQYLYHQRQRPSEGSIGYWRKFVNEYFSPRAKKRWCLSHYDNVGHNTLGVSPQAATDEWQCDLCGSKSGRGFEATFDVLPRLNEIKFASGVIDELLYLSVPSERRFPSGIMVLEYAKAVQESVYEHIRVIREGHLRIIFSQELKILSWEFCTRRHEELLPRRLVAPQVNQLLQVAEKCQSTIDQSGPDGIHQQDLQANSNMVMAAGRQLAKSLESHSLNDLGFSKRYVRCLQISEVVSSMKDMIDFCRDQKVGPIEALKSYPYRMRTGKMQMQEMELVANAAQGLPPDRNSLNKLMALRNNNNMNGQGSAQAAAAAFALTNYQTMLMKQNQEQTNGTLQQESSRNMSPSPSYHGASSPLLAGVSSHLSPQRQMPSSSYNSSPHQQYQQQQPSCSGSNQALEQQIHQIWQQMANSNGGSGQQQQQQQQPLSGQNMGRNRTDYVPTAETPSTSNRFRGMKGLDQGQNQEGMVSSNASFNFENNGFFGSEVDESMGYPWKA, encoded by the exons ATGGCTGGTGGTGGATTGACTCCATCGTCTTCAGCCTCTGGGATCTTCTTCCAAGGAGGAGGAGACGACGAATCACAAGGCGGAGGCGGAGGAGGAGGCTTCATGAACTCTCACTTCACTTCCTCTTACGGCAACTCCTCTAACCCTGGATGTGGTGGTGGACCCGGCTACCACAATCCCGCTATGATGAGCGTCTCGACCCCTGGAGCTAGCTCCATGGTGACAGACGCCAACTCTGGAGGAGGAGGGATCTCTGGAGGCGGTCCGCATCTGCAGCGAAGCGCCAGCATCAATAACGAGTCTTACATGCGTTTACCCGCGTCGCCGTTGTCGTTCTCCTCTTCCTCGGTCGCCGACGGGTCCACCGTCGTGCAGCGGCCCCCTCCTCACCATGATCCCACCGTTCAGAGAGGAGGGTCCAGCGCCACGTCGCTGCCAACGTCCCGCCGCGCGTCCGAGACGTTCTTTCAGGACCCGGGGCAAGCGAGGAAGAAGCCTCGGGTGGATTCCAAGCAGGACGACGCTCTCCAGCAGCAGATCCTGCGCCAGTGGCTTCAGAGGCAGGAGCTGCTGCATCAGCAGCAGCAAGGGCAGAACCCGCAGCTGCAGCTTTTGCTTCAGCAGCAGAAGATGAGGCAGCAGCAGCAGTATCTCCAGTCCTTGCCGCCGTTGCAGCGGATTCAGCTCCAGCAGCAGCAGCAGGTTCAGCAGCAACAGGTTCAACAGCAGTTACAACAGCAGATGCAGCAACAAGGTGCGCCACGGGGTTATGAGAACAGCGTCTGCGCTCGGAGATTGATGCAGTATCTGTACCATCAGCGGCAAAGGCCTTCT GAGGGGAGTATTGGTTATTGGAGGAAGTTTGTGAACGAGTACTTTTCACCTCGTGCAAAGAAGAGGTGGTGTCTCTCTCATTATGACAACGTGGGACATAACACACTTGGTGTTTCTCCTCAGGCTGCAACG GATGAGTGGCAGTGTGATCTTTGTGGTTCTAAATCAGGAAGAGGATTTG AGGCAACGTTTGATGTGTTGCCAAGGCTTAACGAGATCAAGTTTGCAAGCGGTGTCATTGACGAGCTTCTCTACCTAAGCGTGCCGTCTGAACGCAGGTTCCCTTCTGGAATCATGGTGTTGGAATACGCAAAGGCGGTTCAGGAGAGTGTGTATGAACACATCCGCGTGATCCGTGAAGGCCACCTTAGGATCATATTCTCCCAAGAGCTTAAGATTCTCTCGTGGGAGTTTTGTACTCGTCGACATGAAGAGCTGCTTCCTCGTCGCCTTGTAGCCCCACAG GTGAACCAGTTGCTTCAGGTTGCAGAGAAGTGTCAGAGCACGATTGATCAAAGTGGACCAGATGGGATTCATCAGCAGGACTTGCAAGCAAATAGCAACAT GGTCATGGCTGCTGGACGTCAGCTAGCTAAAAGCTTGGAGTCACATTCACTTAATGACTTAGGCTTCTCCAAACGATATGTTCGGTGTCTGCAG ATCTCTGAGGTTGTAAGCAGCATGAAAGACATGATTGACTTCTGCCGTGACCAAAAAGTTGGTCCAATAG AGGCTTTGAAGAGTTATCCATATAGAATGAGGACAGGGAAGATGCAGATGCAGGAGATGGAGCTAGTAGCTAATGCTGCTCAAGGGCTTCCACCTGATAGGAACAGTCTGAACAAGCTAATGGCCTTGCGCAATAACAACAATATGAACGGTCAGGGATCTGCACAAGCCGCCGCCGCAGCCTTTGCTCTTACCAACTACCAAACCATGCTGATGAAACAGAATCAGGAGCAAACCAACGGCACGCTCCAGCAAGAATCATCAAGAAACATGAGCCCATCACCGAGCTATCATGGAGCTAGTAGTCCTTTGTTGGCTGGTGTTTCTTCACATCTGTCTCCTCAGAGGCAAATGCCGAGCTCAAGTTATAATAGCTCACCTCATCAGCAATACCAACAACAACAACCTTCGTGTAGTGGCAGTAACCAAGCGCTGGAACAACAGATTCACCAAATATGGCAACAGATGGCAAACAGCAACGGAGGCTCCGGGCAGCAGCAGCAACAACAGCAGCAGCCACTCTCTGGTCAGAACATGGGAAGAAACAGAACAGACTATGTTCCCACAGCGGAGACGCCAAGCACTTCCAACAGATTCAGAGGCATGAAAGGGTTAGACCAAGGGCAGAACCAGGAGGGTATGGTCTCCTCAAACGCATCATTCAACTTTGAGAATAACGGGTTCTTTGGCAGTGAGGTTGATGAAAGCATGGGGTATCCTTGGAAGGCATGA
- the LOC106325309 gene encoding BAG family molecular chaperone regulator 2 isoform X2, which produces MMKMTIGTTAAGDGEWELRPGGMVVQRRTDDSSNVPHDIRVRVKYGSVHHEISINSQSTFGELKKRLSVKTGVHHQDMKILYKDKERDSKIFLDLCGVKDGSRLVLKEDPISQEKRFLEMRKLVAKEKANKAISDINFQADRLAGKLSAFDAVIGKGVKVEEKNLENLLEMLMNQLVRLDAILVDGDIKLKKMQVVKYCLCS; this is translated from the exons ATGATGAAAATGACAATTGGAACAACCGCCGCCGGCGACGGTGAATGGGAGCTCCGACCTGGTGGAATGGTTGTACAGAGACGAACAGATGATAGCTCCAACGTACCACATGACATCCGTGTTCGGGTCAAATACGGGTCGGTCCATCACGAGATCAGTATCAACTCTCAATCTACTTTCG GGGAATTAAAGAAGAGATTGTCTGTTAAGACAGGAGTTCATCATCAAGACATGAAGATTCTATACAAAGACAAAGAAAGAGATTCAAAAATCTTTCTTGATCTTTGTGGTGTCAAAGATGGTTCGAGACTGGTTCTCAAAGAAGATCCAATTTCTCAGGAGAAACGTTTCCTTGAGATGAGGAAACTGGTCGCTAAAGAGAAAGCCAATAAAGCAATATCCGACATTAACTTCCAAGCCGATAGACTCGCCGGGAAA CTGTCGGCGTTTGATGCAGTGATTGGTAAAGGAGTGAAAGTTGAAGAGAAGAATCTGGAGAATTTGCTAGAGATGTTGATGAATCAGTTGGTGAGGCTCGATGCGATTCTAGTCGATGGAGATATTAAACTGAAGAAGATGCAG GTGGTGAAGTATTGTTTGTGCAGCTGA
- the LOC106325309 gene encoding BAG family molecular chaperone regulator 2 isoform X1 yields MMKMTIGTTAAGDGEWELRPGGMVVQRRTDDSSNVPHDIRVRVKYGSVHHEISINSQSTFGELKKRLSVKTGVHHQDMKILYKDKERDSKIFLDLCGVKDGSRLVLKEDPISQEKRFLEMRKLVAKEKANKAISDINFQADRLAGKLSAFDAVIGKGVKVEEKNLENLLEMLMNQLVRLDAILVDGDIKLKKMQEERLQKYVEALDALKIKNSMRPQTQPQLKPQIQPQHKERDVVTVEEETSRKCTASSPGPPVIITTRWETFDSNATYAAEAKTVKPLHPKLKWVLFD; encoded by the exons ATGATGAAAATGACAATTGGAACAACCGCCGCCGGCGACGGTGAATGGGAGCTCCGACCTGGTGGAATGGTTGTACAGAGACGAACAGATGATAGCTCCAACGTACCACATGACATCCGTGTTCGGGTCAAATACGGGTCGGTCCATCACGAGATCAGTATCAACTCTCAATCTACTTTCG GGGAATTAAAGAAGAGATTGTCTGTTAAGACAGGAGTTCATCATCAAGACATGAAGATTCTATACAAAGACAAAGAAAGAGATTCAAAAATCTTTCTTGATCTTTGTGGTGTCAAAGATGGTTCGAGACTGGTTCTCAAAGAAGATCCAATTTCTCAGGAGAAACGTTTCCTTGAGATGAGGAAACTGGTCGCTAAAGAGAAAGCCAATAAAGCAATATCCGACATTAACTTCCAAGCCGATAGACTCGCCGGGAAA CTGTCGGCGTTTGATGCAGTGATTGGTAAAGGAGTGAAAGTTGAAGAGAAGAATCTGGAGAATTTGCTAGAGATGTTGATGAATCAGTTGGTGAGGCTCGATGCGATTCTAGTCGATGGAGATATTAAACTGAAGAAGATGCAG GAGGAAAGACTACAGAAGTATGTTGAGGCACTGGACGCATTGAAGATCAAGAACTCAATGCGACCACAAACGCAACCGCAGCTAAAACCGCAAATACAACCACAACACAAGGAACGAGATGTGGTGACAGTTGAGGAGGAAACGTCGAGAAAATGCACGGCCTCATCGCCAGGTCCTCCGGTTATCATAACGACGAGATGGGAAACGTTTGATTCCAATGCCACCTATGCGGCCGAGGCTAAAACGGTTAAACCGCTCCATCCAAAACTCAAATGGGTATTATTTGATTAG
- the LOC106324556 gene encoding filaggrin-2-like: protein MKNEIEQESLSCGAPCFVRKPIKPNDPNNMWKHALDHRINDGSIQDDTDGSEKIQDDTDGSIQEKTSSSDPCDGDSSSKTTKRVMIKWTTTLENEFSMAIEHIGVHKATPKKILKFMNQKSLTRAHIASKLQKYRRNLKRDEEQRTKERIATHSTLSSEGGYINPQHSYNYNTRLGNNNLFNVQPGYGLGQSSFMGNNNAGLHDSLNCMNRRPTYDLSQTGSKLLPMRGNLGFQNGMLPVKEEWRSIPGTSQAPRFGQYGTTSNALGMNYNPTTGTTGSNNYVGIRGDENGDLVGLGGLRVNGNGNGSFSGARVHGTGSGSLQGMSVYGNGHGSSLGGRGVHGTDNGSLEGKRVPGNGHGSLGGRGVHGTGNGSLKGIRVPGGRGVHGTGNGSIEGIRVPGNGHGSLGGRGVHGTGNGSLEGIRVPGNGHGSLGGRGVHGTGNGSLEGIRVHGAGNGHGSLGGIRIHGNDNGIRVHDTSNGYGSFGGVKVHGTNISYDSSDGIIVHGNSNSNDSLGGIRVHGAGNGNGHGSLGGIRIHGNDNGIRVHDTSNGYGSFGGVKVHGTGNSNGSPDGIIVHGNSNSNDSLGGIRVHGTDSVGGIRVHGTDAGSVGGRNVHGTSNGHGSLGGIRIHGNDNGIRVHDTSNGYGSFGGVKVHGTGNSNGSPDGIIVHGNSNSNDSLGGIRVHGTDSVGGIRVHGTDAGSAGGGNVHGTSNGNGSLGVNFGMNWNFNNNNMSNHGSSTPMFPSALSSFLGNKDQAQNNLIAQTGGVIPALEKPKMFSDHHDINEVFSDTNNSQFHQNQHQGNLTGVNFEAPTAYPLEDISSWSFNDGTNNEEMLDTLVANLEMYLPTQDMNITNQGNNHEEMFNSLAANPEMHFPTQDMNITNQDCDDEDFMDYLIDPDMN, encoded by the exons ATGAAAAATGAAATTGAACAAGAGAGTTTATCCTGTGGAGCACCGTGCTTCGTAAGAAAACCGATCAAACCAAACGATCCCAACAACATGTGGAAGCATGCTCTAGACCACAGAATTAACG ATGGTTCAATCCAGGACGATACAGATGGTTCAGAGAAAATCCAGGACGATACAGATGGTTCAATCCAGGAGAAAACTTCAAGTAGCGATCCATGTGATGGAGATTCTTCATCAAAGACGACTAAAAGGGTTATGATCAAATGGACGACAACCCTTGAAAATGAATTTTCCATGGCCATTGAACACATTGGCGTTCATA AGGCCACGCCTAAGAAGATTTTAAAATTCATGAACCAGAAATCCCTGACGAGAGCACACATAGCCAGCAAACTACAG AAGTACCGACGAAACTTGAAAAGAGATGAAGAGCAAAGAACGAAGGAAAGAATAGCTACGCACTCAACACTTTCATCAGAAGGAGGCTACATCAATCCACAGCACTCTTACAACTACAACACAAGGCTAGGCAACAACAATCTTTTCAATGTCCAACCTGGCTATGGTCTTGGTCAATCCAGCTTCATGGGGAACAACAATGCTGGTTTACATGACTCTCTCAACTGCATGAACCGTAGACCCACCTATGATTTGAGCCAAACCGGATCCAAGTTGCTTCCCATGAGAGGCAATCTTGGGTTTCAAAACGGTATGTTGCCTGTAAAAGAGGAATGGAGAAGCATTCCCGGAACATCTCAAGCTCCTAGGTTTGGACAATATGGTACAACAAGCAATGCTTTGGGTATGAACTATAATCCTACTACTGGTACTACGGGCAGTAATAATTACGTTGGGATCAGAGGAGATGAAAATGGAGATTTGGTTGGACTTGGTGGATTAAGAGTTAATGGTAATGGTAATGGCTCTTTCAGTGGAGCAAGGGTTCATGGTACTGGTAGTGGCTCTCTTCAAGGAATGAGCGTTTATGGTAATGGTCATGGGTCGTCTCTTGGTGGAAGAGGAGTTCATGGTACTGATAATGGCTCTCTTGAAGGAAAAAGAGTTCCTGGTAATGGTCATGGGTCTCTTGGTGGAAGAGGAGTTCATGGTACTGGTAATGGCTCTCTTAAAGGAATAAGAGTTCCTGGTGGAAGAGGAGTTCATGGTACTGGTAATGGCTCTATTGAAGGAATAAGAGTTCCTGGTAATGGTCATGGGTCTCTTGGTGGAAGAGGAGTTCATGGTACTGGTAATGGCTCTCTTGAAGGAATAAGAGTTCCTGGTAATGGTCATGGGTCTCTTGGTGGAAGAGGAGTTCATGGTACTGGTAATGGCTCTCTTGAAGGAATAAGAGTTCATGGTGCTGGTAATGGTCATGGATCTCTTGGTGGAATAAGAATCCATGGTAATGATAATGGAATAAGAGTTCATGATACTAGTAATGGCTATGGCTCTTTTGGTGGAGTAAAAGTTCATGGTACTAATATTAGTTATGACTCTTCTGATGGAATCATAGTTCATGGCAATAGCAACAGTAATGACTCTCTTGGTGGAATAAGAGTTCATGGTGCGGGTAATGGTAATGGTCATGGATCTCTTGGTGGAATAAGAATCCATGGTAATGATAATGGAATAAGAGTTCATGATACTAGTAATGGCTATGGCTCTTTTGGTGGAGTAAAAGTTCATGGTACTGGTAATAGTAATGGCTCTCCTGATGGAATCATAGTTCATGGTAATAGTAACAGTAATGACTCTCTTGGTGGAATAAGAGTTCATGGTACTGACTCTGTTGGTGGGATAAGAGTTCATGGTACTGATGCTGGCTCTGTAGGTGGGAGGAATGTTCATGGTACTAGTAATGGTCATGGATCTCTTGGTGGAATAAGAATCCACGGTAATGATAATGGAATAAGAGTTCATGATACTAGTAATGGCTATGGCTCTTTTGGTGGAGTAAAAGTTCATGGTACTGGTAATAGTAATGGCTCTCCTGATGGAATCATAGTTCATGGTAATAGTAACAGTAATGACTCTCTTGGTGGAATAAGAGTTCATGGTACTGACTCTGTTGGTGGGATAAGAGTTCATGGTACTGATGCTGGCTCTGCAGGTGGGGGAAATGTTCATGGTACTAGTAATGGTAATGGTTCTCTTGGTGTAAATTTTGGCATGAACTGGAACTTCAATAACAACAACATGAGTAACCATGGAAGTTCAACTCCAATGTTTCCTTCTGCATTGTCATCATTCTTGGGTAATAAGGATCAGGCACAAAACAACTTGATTGCTCAAACTGGTGGTGTGATCCCTGCACTAGAGAAACCCAAAATGTTTAGTGATCACCATGACATCAACGAGGTTTTTTCTGATACAAATAACTCTCAGTTTCATCAGAACCAG CATCAAGGTAACCTGACTGGTGTAAATTTTGAGGCGCCTACTGCTTATCCTCTTGAAGACATTAGCAGTTGGAGTTTTAATGAC GGTACCAATAATGAAGAGATGTTGGACACTCTCGTTGCTAATCTGGAGATGTATTTGCCTACTCAGGACATGAACATTACAAATCAG GGTAATAATCATGAAGAAATGTTTAACTCTCTTGCTGCTAATCCGGAGATGCACTTTCCTACTCAGGACATGAACATTACAAATCAG GATTGTGACGATGAAGACTTCATGGACTATTTGATCGATCCTGACATGAATTGA
- the LOC106322568 gene encoding post-GPI attachment to proteins factor 3-like, whose product MARNLLWVVVLIVVVSCLVWTLEASEGDADPLYKSCVDQCQKTGCVGDTCFHQCKFFSADGKANDGPWYMQEPLYLRWKQWDCQSDCQYECMMTREEERKRDGEKPTKYFGNWPLKHVYGIQEPVSAAFAALDLAIQFHGWVSYFILVYYHLPLQPNRKTYYEYNGLLHIYAIIVMNALFWSGVCHSRDVDLTERLDYSSATVLAGYTLVLAVIRSFSIHDQSAKVMVTAPVLALVATHIIYLNFYNLDEGLHRKVIYGIGGVELIVWGLWAALTSHPSKWKLRAFFVSSILTMCLRMLDFPPYKGYVDAHALWRTAGIPLSYLWWSFIRDDAVFRTTVLLKKSK is encoded by the exons GTCATGTGTTGATCAATGTCAAAAAACTGGATGCGTGGGGGATACTTGCTTCCATCAATGTAAATTTTTTTCAGCTGATGGAAAGGCCAATGACGGTCCATGGTACATGCAAGAGCCACTTTACCTGCGATGGAAGCAGTGGGATTGCCAAAGTGATTGTCAGTACGAATGCATGATGACTAGAGAAGAAGAGAGGAAAAGAGACGGTGAGAAACCTACAAAGTACTTCGGTAACTGGCCACTCAAACATGTCTATGGCATTCAG GAACCTGTCTCCGCTGCTTTCGCTGCTCTTGACCTTGCAATACAGTTCCATGGATGGGTCTCTTACTTCATCCTCGTTTACTATCACTTGCCTCTCCAGCCAAACCGGAAAACTTACTACGAGTATAACGGATTATTGCATATCTATGCAATCATTGTAATGAATGCACTCTTCTGGAGTGGTGTTTGTCACAGCAG AGATGTTGACTTGACGGAGAGGCTAGATTACTCTTCAGCTACAGTACTAGCCGGGTATACGCTAGTTCTAGCTGTAATACGGTCTTTCAGTATACATGATCAATCTGCCAAAGTCATGGTTACTGCACCTGTTCTTGCACTTGTAGCAACTCATATCATCTACCTAAATTTCTACAACCTTGATGAAG GGCTTCACCGGAAAGTTATATACGGTATAGGAGGAGTAGAGCTAATAGTGTGGGGTTTATGGGCAGCTTTAACGTCGCATCCATCTAAATGGAAGCTAAGAGCTTTCTTTGTCTCGAGCATACTCACAATGTGTCTGAGAATGCTTGACTTCCCTCCTTACAAAGGCTATGTTGATGCCCATGCTCTTTGGCGAACTGCAGGGATCCCTCTGTCTTATCTTTGGTGGAGTTTTATCCGTGATGACGCCGTTTTTAGAACCACTGTTCTTCTCAAGAAATCAAAGTGA